The following proteins are co-located in the Acidimicrobiales bacterium genome:
- a CDS encoding 4Fe-4S binding protein yields MAVTDANPPMPEFRGDYVLAEVDAQWLTSAVKPKQFIHIDQSECIMCEGCVDICPWKCIHMVSPDAIESSIGTEQPGSDPSDHVIFTIDEDVCTRCALCVDRCPTGVIILGKLGDGGGAGDIHQRMPSYGYGYGMRLA; encoded by the coding sequence ATGGCTGTCACCGACGCCAACCCCCCGATGCCCGAGTTCCGCGGCGACTACGTGCTCGCCGAGGTCGACGCGCAGTGGCTCACCTCCGCGGTGAAGCCGAAGCAGTTCATCCACATCGACCAGTCCGAGTGCATCATGTGCGAGGGCTGCGTCGACATCTGCCCGTGGAAGTGCATCCACATGGTGTCGCCGGACGCGATCGAGTCGTCCATCGGGACCGAACAACCCGGGAGCGACCCGAGCGACCACGTGATCTTCACCATCGACGAGGACGTGTGCACCCGGTGCGCGCTGTGTGTCGACCGCTGCCCGACCGGTGTGATCATCCTCGGCAAGCTCGGTGACGGTGGCGGAGCCGGTGACATCCACCAGCGGATGCCCTCGTACGGATACGGCTACGGCATGCGATTGGCGTGA